Within Gigantopelta aegis isolate Gae_Host unplaced genomic scaffold, Gae_host_genome ctg2155_pilon_pilon, whole genome shotgun sequence, the genomic segment tgtaccttcAATGCAGTCTACTAACACAATAACATTACATAGCACATATATGTAAACACGTTAGGTGAAAAAAGGAGTACAACAGGACACTGAAGAGTACACACAACCAGTCAATTACCTGATACTTCAAATATCTTGTCTAGTTTATCCTTTCTCTTGTCGTCATAAGGTATAGCATACCAGGGCATCTCTGACAGGTATTCCCTCAAATTCATCCTTTGAATTATCTGATGATACAAATATACCTAATTTTTTCCTGCATCATTCAATTGTTTTTTCTGGAGTGCTTTCATTcattttagagagagagaagatttGGCagaagagagaagaggagagagagagagagagaagagagagctttacagagagaggagagaggaggagagagagagagagagagagagagagagagagagagagagagaaataaaaatatttttatttatgtagtgtgaaaatataataactgaaaatgATCAGTTTTTATCAACCCATAGAGTCTCATGTTAATTCTATAATGGACATCTAGTACACCAAGTCAATTTAGTGGCATTGCACAGAACTTAATGTAGCTTATTGCTATGACATCATTTaattgatttataaatatttataaaaacaaacacatctaGGATATAGTTTGTCTCTGCAGATTGATAACCAAGACATACCATTGTTATAGCATAGTAagtaattgtaataatatttaatagtaTTACAAGTTTTGTAATATTGCATATTAAAAGAGTATTTGTTTATCTATATCACGTACCCAATGAGCTGAGAAATACAGTCCAATAGTTTTTCCCCTTGCAATCGTCCCAACTGATCTTGTTGCCGTCTTTGTTCACAAATACACCGGGTATGACATCACCAAATGTCTCTGGTTTCCAAGGAAAGTTTTCTCCATTAGGATCTTCAGTGACAACAGAACGACCACTTTTTTCAATAAGCTCCCCAGTTTTAGCATTCACAAAGACAAGAGTAGGAATGCcagaaactttaaactttttactGAGGCTAGCCTtaagaacaaaattaaatagtttaacATTAAATGAAGCAGTATTACAACACTGTTACTACCATATTGCATACAATGCACTTTAGCCAGCCTTACTTTAATATCTCTCTCGTTGTAGGGCAAACTTAGCCAAGGCATGGAGTCAAAATACTCATCGAAAGCATCTTCATCACGATCAGAGCTGACAAAGATAATCTCCAGTTTGTCTTTCAAGGCTGCTCCAGTCAGTTTAGTGTACCATTCAGCTAGTTTAGGTGTGTAAAACCCCTACATGGAGGACACCAATGAGCACTGAAATACAGGCCCCAAAACTCTGCCTTCATCCTCTAAACTTTCAACAGAAACATCAGTTCTGCTGCCTTTCTTTCCACGACTGAAGTTCTTGACCCCTTGAAACAAAGTAGTGCTAAGAGTTGCCATTAGTGCTGGGTACGAATGACT encodes:
- the LOC121391347 gene encoding LOW QUALITY PROTEIN: nucleoredoxin-like (The sequence of the model RefSeq protein was modified relative to this genomic sequence to represent the inferred CDS: deleted 2 bases in 1 codon), whose product is MKAEFWGLYFSAHWCPPCRGFTPKLAEWYTKLTGAALKDKLEIIFVSSDRDEDAFDEYFDSMPWLSLPYNERDIKASLSKKFKVSGIPTLVFVNAKTGELIEKSGRSVVTEDPNGENFPWKPETFGDVIPGVFVNKDGNKISWDDCKGKNYWTTPEKLLLIVGRGMVSSDPEGKDFPWYPKALEPLHSGKVDAINEQPCLIWFTDGTDAQIEKAKKSMDPVAHPILRNTKMTIVL